From the genome of Eucalyptus grandis isolate ANBG69807.140 chromosome 2, ASM1654582v1, whole genome shotgun sequence, one region includes:
- the LOC104433471 gene encoding protein SIEVE ELEMENT OCCLUSION B produces MALVSKAPQRRSERLKFSSSDDSAMLKQIQSTHSPDGREVDVTYLLHIIEVIFERAKPFSTHGTHQAAQPPLDILEDRDLREMLELLAHTINKISCEMACKCMGGGDAHATTVNIFNILTNYSWDAKVVLALAAFSVNYGEFWMLAQLYPTNYLAKAVAILKQLPETLERVDALKPKFDALTSLVTAMVDLTKCIIEFRQLPSQYISPEATELLTATAHIPTAAYWIIRSIVACASQITNLIGMSHEYIASTAEAWELSSLAHKINSIYTHLKKQLDLCYQLINEKKYLEAFEKIVHLFATPHVDNMKVLQALIYARDDQLPLLDGSTKKRASLDVLRRKNVLLFISDIDLPLDELLVLEQMYQEAKQAPTRMESHYEIVWIPVMDRSTPWDEEKQKKFETLQGMMTWYSVFHPSLIDAAVIKYIKEVWKFNKKAMLVVLDPQGRVTNPNAIHMMWIWGSAAYPFTSEREEALWKSEKWRIELLAGPVEPLIFTWISEGKYICLYGGEDIEWIRKFTNTARAVAKAAQIPLEMLYVGKSNTREKLRNNSNTILAENLSHVLPDLTLIWFFWVRLESMWHSKVQQGKSVDNDPIMQEIMMMLSFDGSDHGWAVICRGADVAKAKGDVILKTLLDYDSWKDRIGQMGFLPALGSHIHDEKTPHHCNRLILPSTTGTIPERVVCAECGRVMEKFIMYRCCTD; encoded by the exons ATGGCGCTCGTATCAAAAGCGCCGCAGCGCCGCTCCGAGCGCCTCAAGTTCTCATCCTCAGACGACAGCGCAATGTTGAAGCAAATCCAGTCCACTCACTCCCCAGATGGACGGGAGGTCGACGTCACTTATCTCCTTCACATCATCGAGGTGATTTTCGAGCGCGCCAAGCCCTTCAGCACCCACGGGACACATCAG GCAGCCCAACCGCCACTGGACATACTGGAAGACCGAGACCTCCGAGAGATGCTCGAACTATTggcacacaccataaacaaaaTCTCCTGTGAG ATGGCCTGCAAGTGTATGGGTGGCGGCGATGCTCATGCGACGACTGTCAACATATTCAACATTCTCACGAACTACTCGTGGGATGCGAAGGTGGTGCTCGCGCTGGCGGCTTTCTCTGTGAACTACGGCGAGTTTTGGATGCTAGCCCAGCTGTATCCTACCAATTACCTAGCCAAAGCGGTTGCTATCCTCAAACAATTACCCGAGACACTAGAGCGCGTGGACGCTTTAAAGCCAAAATTCGATGCGCTTACCAGCCTCGTCACTGCTATGGTGGATTTGACCAAGTGCATCATCGAGTTCAGGCAGCTCCCATCTCAATACATTAGCCCCGAGGCGACAGAACTTCTGACTGCTACCGCTCATATCCCGACAGCAGCTTACTGGATCATCCGAAGTATTGTGGCCTGCGCTTCCCAAATTACCAACCTCATTGGCATGAGCCATGA GTACATAGCATCCACGGCAGAAGCTTGGGAACTATCGAGTTTGGCCCATAAAATCAATAGCATCTACACTcatctcaagaagcaacttGATCTTTGCTATCAGCTTATCA ATGAGAAAAAGTACTTGGAAGCATTTGAGAAAATTGTGCACCTATTTGCAACTCCCCACGTTGACAACATGAAAGTTCTTCAAGCTTTAATTTATGCAAGAGATGATCAGCTTCCGCTTTTGGATGGCTCTACTAAGAAAAGG GCTAGCCTCGATGTGCTGAGAAGGAAAAATGTGCTGTTATTCATCTCTGACATCGACCTACCGCTAGACGAACTTTTAGTCCTTGAGCAGATGTACCAAGAGGCCAAACAAGCCCCGACGAGGATGGAGAGCCACTACGAGATAGTGTGGATCCCAGTTATGGATAGGTCGACTCCATGGGATGAAGAGAAACAGAAGAAGTTCGAGACTCTACAAGGAATGATGACCTGGTACTCGGTCTTTCACCCTTCGCTGATTGACGCCGCGGTCATCAAGTACATCAAGGAGGTGTGGAAGTTCAACAAGAAGGCAATGCTCGTCGTTCTTGACCCGCAGGGCCGGGTCACCAACCCAAACGCGATCCACATGATGTGGATCTGGGGGAGTGCTGCTTACCCATTCACCAGTGAAAGGGAGGAGGCTCTCTGGAAGTCAGAGAAGTGGCGGATCGAACTGCTTGCCGGTCCTGTAGAGCCACTGATTTTCACCTGG ATATCGGAGGGGAAGTACATATGCCTCTACGGAGGAGAGGACATTGAGTGGATCCGCAAGTTCACAAATACGGCGCGTGCGGTAGCCAAAGCAGCACAGATCCCGCTCGAGATGCTGTACGTGGGGAAGAGCAACACAAGGGAGAAGCTCAGGAATAACAGTAACACGATTTTGGCCGAGAATCTAAGCCACGTCCTGCCAGACCTCACCTTGATCTGGTTCTTCTGGGTgaggctggagagcatgtgGCACTCAAAGGTACAACAGGGCAAGAGCGTCGACAATGACCCGATAATGCAGGAGATCATGATGATGCTTAGCTTTGATGGGAGCGACCACGGGTGGGCCGTGATCTGCCGGGGCGCCGATGTAGCCAAGGCCAAGGGAGATGTGATTTTGAAGACCCTGTTGGACTATGATTCCTGGAAGGACCGGATAGGCCAGATGGGGTTCTTGCCGGCGCTGGGCAGCCACATCCACGACGAGAAGACGCCGCACCACTGCAACCGCCTGATCCTGCCAAGCACCACCGGGACAATCCCCGAGCGAGTGGTGTGCGCCGAGTGCGGGCGGGTCATGGAGAAGTTCATCATGTACCGGTGCTGCACGGACTGA
- the LOC120290246 gene encoding uncharacterized protein LOC120290246: protein MVKVATFFAMSLGAFVFWQSMDKVHVWIALHQDEKKERMEKEEQIRRVREELLQQQAREKDPLS, encoded by the exons atgGTGAAAGTGGCCACGTTCTTCGCGATGTCGCTCGGCGCCTTCGTCTTCTGGCAGTCCATGGACAAGGTCCATGTCTGGATCGCTCTCCACCAGGACGAGaag aaagAGAGGATGGAGAAGGAAGAGCAGATAAGGAGGGTCCGGGAAGAACTTCTGCAGCAGCAGGCAAGAGAAAAAGATCCCCTCTCGTGA